A section of the Streptomyces sp. CG1 genome encodes:
- the rnpA gene encoding ribonuclease P protein component translates to MLPTENRLRRREDFATAVRRGRRAGRPTLVVHLRSGATDPHAPGESAPPTRAGFVVSKAVGGAVVRNKVKRRLRHLMRDRIALFDPGSLVVVRALPGAGDADHAQLARDLDAALQRLLGGGAR, encoded by the coding sequence GTGCTGCCTACCGAGAACCGGCTGAGGCGGCGCGAGGACTTCGCGACCGCGGTCCGACGAGGACGCCGGGCAGGACGCCCGACTCTCGTCGTCCACCTTCGTAGCGGTGCCACGGACCCGCACGCGCCTGGGGAGAGCGCTCCCCCGACGCGTGCGGGTTTCGTCGTGAGCAAAGCTGTGGGTGGCGCGGTCGTGCGCAACAAAGTGAAGCGCAGACTGCGCCATCTGATGCGTGACCGTATCGCCCTGTTTGACCCCGGTAGCCTGGTAGTCGTACGAGCGCTGCCCGGAGCGGGCGACGCAGACCATGCACAGCTGGCCCGAGACCTGGATGCCGCTCTTCAGCGACTACTGGGAGGGGGCGCGCGATGA
- the rpmH gene encoding 50S ribosomal protein L34 codes for MSKRTFQPNNRRRAKTHGFRLRMRTRAGRAILASRRSKGRARLSA; via the coding sequence GTGAGCAAGCGCACCTTCCAGCCGAACAACCGTCGTCGCGCGAAGACCCACGGCTTCCGGCTGCGTATGCGCACCCGTGCCGGCCGCGCGATTCTCGCGTCCCGCCGTAGCAAGGGTCGCGCCCGCCTGTCCGCCTGA
- the dnaA gene encoding chromosomal replication initiator protein DnaA, translating to MADVPADLAAVWPRVLEQLLGEGRGQGVEAKDEHWIRRCQPLALVADTALLAVPNEFAKGVLEGRLAPIVSETLSRECGRPIRIAITVDDSAGEPPAPAAPVQQPPKPRYEEPELPSGPSYEERSYDGYGRHRAPEQPPAEPQSRADQLPTGRADQLPVVRPAYPSEYQRREPGTWPRPGQDEYGWQQPRLGFPERDPYASPSSQDAYGSGPDTYGSPPSDYRPQGMDRPSYEQQRGKYDNPRGDYESPRADYDPGRPDYDTARPDYDPSRTEYDQRDPVRRELPEQSTGGGPAHRGGHGRPDLPTTGAPGPLAAQPAPASGPGEPTARLNPKYLFDTFVIGASNRFAHAAAVAVAEAPAKAYNPLFIYGESGLGKTHLLHAIGHYARSLYPGTRVRYVSSEEFTNEFINSIRDGKGDSFRKRYREMDILLVDDIQFLADKESTQEEFFHTFNTLHNANKQIVLSSDRPPKQLVTLEDRLRNRFEWGLITDVQPPELETRIAILRKKAVQEQLNAPPEVLEFIASRISRNIRELEGALIRVTAFASLNRQPVDLGLTEIVLKDLIPGGEDSAPEITATAIMGATADYFGLTVEDLCGTSRGRALVTARQIAMYLCRELTDLSLPKIGAQFGGRDHTTVMHADRKIRALMAERRSIYNQVTELTNRIKNG from the coding sequence GTGGCTGACGTACCTGCCGATCTTGCCGCAGTGTGGCCACGAGTACTGGAGCAGCTCCTCGGAGAGGGCCGCGGTCAGGGTGTCGAGGCGAAGGACGAGCACTGGATCCGGCGCTGCCAGCCGCTCGCGCTGGTGGCGGACACCGCTCTGCTCGCCGTACCGAACGAATTCGCGAAAGGCGTACTGGAGGGCCGTCTCGCACCGATCGTCAGCGAGACGCTGAGCCGCGAGTGCGGCCGCCCCATCCGTATCGCGATCACCGTGGACGACTCCGCGGGCGAACCGCCGGCCCCCGCGGCGCCGGTGCAGCAGCCGCCCAAGCCACGCTACGAAGAGCCGGAGCTGCCATCCGGCCCGTCGTACGAGGAACGGTCGTACGACGGCTACGGCCGCCACCGCGCCCCCGAGCAGCCGCCGGCCGAGCCGCAGTCCCGCGCCGACCAGCTGCCCACCGGCCGCGCCGACCAGCTCCCCGTCGTACGCCCGGCGTACCCGTCGGAGTACCAGCGCCGTGAGCCCGGCACCTGGCCGCGGCCCGGGCAGGACGAGTACGGCTGGCAGCAGCCGCGGCTCGGCTTCCCCGAGCGCGACCCGTACGCGTCGCCGTCGTCCCAGGACGCCTACGGCTCCGGCCCGGACACCTACGGCTCGCCGCCCTCGGACTACCGCCCACAGGGCATGGACCGGCCGTCGTACGAGCAGCAGCGCGGCAAGTACGACAACCCGCGCGGCGACTACGAAAGCCCGCGCGCGGACTACGACCCCGGGCGCCCGGACTACGACACAGCGCGCCCCGACTACGACCCGTCCCGGACCGAGTACGACCAGCGCGACCCCGTCCGCCGTGAGCTGCCCGAGCAGTCGACGGGCGGCGGCCCGGCGCATCGCGGCGGTCACGGGCGCCCGGACCTGCCCACGACCGGCGCCCCCGGCCCGCTGGCCGCACAGCCGGCGCCGGCGAGCGGTCCCGGCGAGCCGACGGCACGGCTGAACCCGAAGTACCTCTTCGACACGTTCGTCATCGGCGCCTCCAACCGGTTCGCACACGCGGCCGCGGTGGCCGTCGCCGAGGCACCGGCGAAGGCGTACAACCCCCTTTTCATCTACGGGGAGTCGGGGCTCGGCAAGACGCATCTGCTGCACGCCATCGGGCACTACGCGCGCAGCCTCTACCCGGGCACGCGCGTGCGGTACGTCAGCTCGGAGGAGTTCACCAACGAGTTCATCAACTCCATCCGCGACGGCAAGGGCGACAGCTTTCGCAAGCGCTACCGCGAGATGGACATCCTGCTCGTCGACGACATCCAGTTCCTCGCGGACAAGGAGTCGACGCAGGAGGAGTTCTTCCACACCTTCAACACGCTCCACAACGCCAACAAGCAGATCGTGCTCTCCTCCGACCGGCCGCCGAAGCAGCTGGTCACGCTGGAGGACCGGCTGCGGAACCGTTTCGAGTGGGGTCTGATCACCGACGTCCAGCCGCCCGAGCTGGAGACGCGTATCGCGATTCTCCGCAAGAAGGCGGTGCAGGAGCAGCTCAACGCCCCGCCGGAGGTGCTGGAGTTCATCGCCTCCCGGATCTCGCGGAACATCCGTGAGCTGGAGGGTGCGCTGATCCGGGTGACGGCGTTCGCGTCGCTCAACCGGCAGCCGGTGGACCTGGGCCTGACGGAGATCGTCCTGAAGGACCTGATCCCCGGCGGCGAGGACAGCGCGCCCGAGATCACGGCGACTGCGATCATGGGGGCCACCGCGGACTACTTCGGGCTGACGGTGGAGGACCTGTGCGGCACCTCACGCGGCCGGGCGCTGGTCACCGCGCGGCAGATCGCGATGTATCTGTGCCGGGAGCTGACGGATCTGTCGCTCCCGAAGATCGGGGCGCAGTTCGGGGGACGTGACCACACGACCGTGATGCATGCCGATCGCAAGATCCGTGCGCTGATGGCCGAGCGGCGGTCGATCTACAACCAGGTCACCGAGCTGACGAACCGCATCAAGAACGGCTGA
- the dnaN gene encoding DNA polymerase III subunit beta encodes MKIRVERDVLAEAVAWAARSLPARPPAPVLAGLLLKAEDGQLSLSSFDYEVSARVSVEAEVEEDGTVLVSGRLLADISRALPNRPVEISTDGVRATVVCGSSRFTLHTLPVEEYPALPQMPNATGTVPGEVFAAAVSQVAIAAGRDDTLPVLTGVRIEIEGDTVTLASTDRYRFAVREFLWKPENPEASAVALVPAKTLLDTAKSLGAGDSVTLALSGSGAGEGLIGFEGAGRRTTTRLLEGDLPKYRTLFPTEFNSVAVIETAPFVEAVKRVALVAERNTPVRLSFEQGVLILEAGSSDDAQAVERVDAQLEGDDISIAFNPTFLLDGLSAIDSPVAQLSFTTSTKPALLSGKPAVDAEADDAYKYLIMPVRLSG; translated from the coding sequence GTGAAGATCCGGGTGGAACGCGACGTACTCGCGGAGGCAGTGGCGTGGGCGGCACGCAGCCTCCCGGCCCGTCCGCCGGCGCCTGTCCTCGCCGGCCTCCTCCTCAAGGCCGAGGACGGCCAGCTGAGCCTGTCGAGCTTCGACTACGAGGTCTCCGCGCGTGTGTCGGTGGAGGCCGAGGTCGAAGAGGACGGCACCGTCCTCGTCTCGGGCCGCCTGCTCGCCGACATCTCCCGCGCTCTCCCCAACCGTCCGGTGGAGATTTCCACAGACGGTGTACGGGCGACCGTGGTCTGCGGGTCCTCCCGGTTCACCCTCCACACACTGCCTGTGGAGGAGTATCCGGCGCTGCCGCAGATGCCGAACGCCACGGGCACCGTCCCCGGCGAGGTCTTCGCGGCTGCCGTGTCCCAGGTGGCCATCGCCGCCGGCCGTGACGACACGCTGCCCGTCCTCACCGGTGTGCGCATCGAGATCGAGGGCGACACGGTCACCCTGGCCTCCACCGACCGCTACCGCTTCGCGGTCCGTGAGTTCCTGTGGAAGCCGGAGAACCCGGAGGCCTCCGCGGTCGCCCTGGTCCCGGCCAAGACGCTCCTGGACACGGCCAAGTCGCTCGGCGCCGGTGACAGCGTGACGCTGGCGCTGTCCGGGTCGGGTGCCGGTGAGGGCCTGATCGGTTTCGAGGGCGCAGGGCGTCGTACGACCACGCGGCTGCTCGAGGGTGACCTGCCGAAGTACCGGACGCTGTTCCCGACCGAGTTCAACTCCGTCGCCGTGATCGAGACCGCGCCCTTCGTGGAGGCCGTGAAGCGTGTGGCGCTGGTGGCCGAGCGGAACACCCCGGTGCGGCTGAGCTTCGAGCAGGGTGTGCTGATCCTCGAGGCCGGGTCCAGCGACGATGCACAGGCTGTGGAAAGGGTCGACGCCCAGCTGGAGGGCGACGACATCTCCATCGCCTTCAACCCGACGTTCCTGCTGGACGGTCTGAGCGCGATCGACTCTCCGGTGGCTCAGCTGTCGTTCACGACGTCCACGAAGCCGGCGCTGCTCAGTGGGAAGCCGGCGGTGGATGCCGAGGCCGACGACGCGTACAAGTACCTGATCATGCCGGTGCGGCTCAGCGGCTGA
- the gnd gene encoding phosphogluconate dehydrogenase (NAD(+)-dependent, decarboxylating) → MELGLVGLGKMGGNMRERIRRAGHTVLGYDRNADLADVHSLEELVGKLSGPRVVWVMVPAGEPTQSTIDQLAELLEPGDVVVDGGNSRWTDDERHAEELAAKGIGFVDCGVSGGVWGLENGYALMYGGDVENVAKVQPVFDALKPEGDFGSVHAGKVGAGHFAKMVHNGIEYAMMQAYAEGWELLEKVDSVTDVREVFRSWQEGTVIRSWLLDLAVNALDEDEHLDGLRGYAQDSGEGRWTVEAAIDNAVPLPAITASLFARFASRQEDSPQMKMIAALRNQFGGHAVEKK, encoded by the coding sequence ATGGAGCTCGGTCTCGTCGGCCTCGGCAAGATGGGCGGCAACATGCGCGAGCGGATCCGCCGCGCGGGCCACACCGTTCTCGGATACGACCGCAACGCGGACCTCGCGGATGTCCACAGCCTCGAAGAGCTTGTGGGCAAGCTCAGCGGTCCGCGCGTGGTCTGGGTGATGGTCCCGGCCGGCGAGCCCACCCAGTCGACCATCGACCAGCTTGCCGAGCTGCTGGAGCCCGGCGACGTGGTCGTGGACGGCGGCAACTCCCGCTGGACGGACGACGAGAGGCACGCCGAGGAACTCGCCGCCAAGGGCATAGGGTTCGTGGACTGCGGTGTGTCCGGCGGTGTCTGGGGGCTGGAGAACGGCTACGCGCTGATGTACGGCGGCGACGTCGAGAACGTCGCCAAGGTGCAGCCGGTCTTCGACGCGCTGAAGCCGGAGGGCGACTTCGGCTCGGTGCACGCCGGCAAGGTCGGAGCGGGCCATTTCGCGAAGATGGTCCACAACGGCATCGAGTACGCGATGATGCAGGCCTACGCCGAGGGCTGGGAGCTGCTGGAGAAGGTCGACTCCGTCACGGACGTCCGTGAGGTGTTCCGGTCGTGGCAGGAAGGCACCGTCATCCGGTCCTGGCTGTTGGACCTCGCCGTCAATGCGCTCGACGAGGACGAGCACCTGGACGGGCTGCGCGGTTATGCACAGGACTCCGGTGAGGGACGCTGGACTGTGGAGGCCGCGATCGACAACGCGGTGCCGCTGCCGGCGATCACCGCGTCGCTGTTCGCGCGCTTCGCCTCGCGGCAGGAGGACTCGCCGCAGATGAAGATGATCGCCGCGCTGCGCAACCAGTTCGGCGGTCACGCCGTCGAGAAGAAGTAA
- the recF gene encoding DNA replication/repair protein RecF — MHVTHLSLADFRSYARAEVPLDPGVTAFVGPNGQGKTNLVEAVGYLATLGSHRVASDAPLVRMGAERAVIRAQVRQGDRQQLVELELNPGKANRARINRSSQVRPRDILGIVRTVLFAPEDLALVKGDPGERRRFLDELITARSPRMAGVRSDYERVLKQRNTLLKTAALARRHGGRSMDLSTLDVWDQHLARAGAELLAQRLDLIAALQPLADKAYEQLAPGGGPITLDYKPSAPGEAHAREDLYVQLMAALAEARKQEIERGVTLVGPHRDDLILKLGQLPAKGYASHGESWSYALALRLASYDLLRAEGNEPVLVLDDVFAELDARRRERLAELVAPGEQVLVTAAVDDDVPDVLVGARYAVADGAVERV; from the coding sequence ATGCACGTCACGCATCTTTCGCTGGCCGACTTCCGCTCGTACGCCCGGGCCGAGGTTCCGCTCGACCCGGGCGTGACCGCCTTCGTCGGTCCCAACGGGCAGGGCAAGACGAACCTGGTGGAGGCGGTCGGGTATCTCGCCACGCTCGGCAGCCACCGGGTCGCCTCCGACGCCCCCCTGGTCCGCATGGGGGCCGAGCGCGCCGTCATCCGGGCGCAGGTCCGGCAGGGCGACCGGCAGCAGCTGGTCGAGCTGGAGCTGAACCCCGGCAAGGCCAACCGCGCCCGCATCAACCGGTCCTCGCAGGTCAGGCCCCGCGACATCCTCGGCATCGTCCGCACGGTCCTGTTCGCGCCCGAGGATCTCGCGTTGGTGAAGGGGGACCCCGGGGAGCGGCGGCGGTTCCTCGACGAGCTGATCACCGCCCGGTCGCCGCGCATGGCAGGGGTGCGGTCCGACTACGAGCGGGTGCTCAAGCAGCGCAACACCCTGCTGAAGACCGCCGCGCTCGCGCGCAGGCACGGCGGGCGGTCCATGGATCTGTCCACCCTCGACGTGTGGGACCAGCATCTCGCGCGCGCGGGTGCCGAACTGCTCGCCCAGCGGCTCGATCTCATCGCCGCGCTCCAGCCGCTCGCGGACAAGGCGTACGAGCAGCTTGCCCCCGGCGGTGGGCCGATCACTCTCGACTACAAGCCGTCCGCGCCGGGTGAGGCGCACGCGCGCGAAGATCTCTACGTCCAGCTGATGGCCGCCCTGGCGGAGGCGCGTAAGCAGGAGATCGAGCGTGGTGTGACCCTCGTAGGCCCTCACCGGGATGATTTGATTCTCAAACTTGGTCAGCTGCCCGCCAAGGGGTACGCCTCGCACGGCGAGTCCTGGTCCTACGCCCTCGCGTTGCGTCTGGCCTCCTACGATCTGCTGCGGGCCGAGGGCAATGAGCCGGTGCTGGTCCTGGACGACGTCTTCGCCGAGCTGGACGCGCGCCGGCGCGAACGGCTGGCCGAGCTGGTCGCGCCCGGCGAGCAGGTGCTGGTCACCGCCGCCGTGGACGACGACGTACCGGATGTACTGGTCGGTGCGCGGTATGCGGTGGCCGACGGGGCGGTGGAGCGCGTATGA
- a CDS encoding DUF721 domain-containing protein encodes MSTGSTGSTGEPTPKDPQKTPEPSGVDLARVALRAAREQARARGDAARQKKQARRGGGLRSGARADGRDPMALGAAINRLLTERGWETPAAVGGVMGRWPQIVGEDLAKHCVPQRYDEDERVLTVQCDSTAWATQLRHLAPALVARLNEDLGHGTVRMIKVLNPGGPARRYGPLRAPGSSGPGDTYA; translated from the coding sequence ATGAGTACCGGCAGTACAGGCAGCACCGGCGAGCCCACTCCCAAGGATCCTCAGAAGACGCCCGAACCCTCCGGTGTCGATCTCGCACGCGTGGCGTTGCGGGCGGCGCGGGAGCAGGCACGCGCGCGTGGGGACGCGGCGCGGCAGAAGAAACAGGCCCGGCGTGGCGGCGGGCTGCGCTCCGGCGCGCGCGCCGACGGCCGCGACCCGATGGCGCTGGGCGCCGCGATCAACCGGCTGCTGACCGAGCGCGGCTGGGAGACGCCCGCGGCGGTGGGTGGTGTCATGGGCCGCTGGCCGCAGATCGTCGGTGAGGACCTGGCCAAGCACTGTGTGCCGCAGCGGTACGACGAGGACGAACGCGTGCTGACCGTGCAGTGCGACTCGACGGCCTGGGCGACCCAGCTGCGCCATCTCGCGCCCGCGCTGGTCGCCCGGCTCAACGAGGACCTGGGCCACGGCACCGTACGGATGATCAAGGTGCTCAACCCCGGCGGTCCGGCCCGCCGCTACGGCCCGCTGCGCGCTCCGGGCAGCTCCGGCCCCGGCGACACCTATGCGTGA
- the gyrB gene encoding DNA topoisomerase (ATP-hydrolyzing) subunit B, translating to MLCQKGRFVADSGNPNENIPSTDAGVNGEAAEAPVSGEAAASAAYDASAITVLEGLDAVRKRPGMYIGSTGERGLHHLVYEVVDNSVDEALAGYADTIDVTILADGGVRVVDNGRGIPVGIVPSEGKPAVEVVLTVLHAGGKFGGGGYAVSGGLHGVGVSVVNALSTKVAVEIRTDGHRWTQDYKLGVPTAPLDQHEATDETGTSVTFWADPDIFETTEYSFETLSRRFQEMAFLNKGLTLRLTDERESAKATSGADEAGADEKAEVKSVTYHYEGGIVDFVKYLNSRKGEVVHQTVIDLEAEDKDKSLSLEVAMQWNSGYSEGVYSFANIIHTHEGGTHEEGFRAALTSLINKYARDKKLLREKDDNLTGDDIREGLTAIISVKLSEPQFEGQTKTKLGNTEAKTFVQKAVYEHLNDWLDRNPVEAADIVRKGIQAATARVAARKARDLTRRKGLLETASLPGKLSDCQSNDPIKCEIFIVEGDSAGGSAKSGRNPQYQAILPIRGKILNVEKARIDKILQNQEIQALISAFGTGVHEDFDIEKLRYHKIILMADADVDGQHINTLLLTFLFRFMRPLVEAGHVFLSRPPLYKIKWGRDEVDYAYSDRERDALLEMGRQRGKRVREDSIQRFKGLGEMNAEELRVTTMDQEHRVLGQVTLDDAAQADDLFSVLMGEDVEARRQFIQRNAKDVRFLDI from the coding sequence GTGCTGTGCCAGAAAGGGCGCTTCGTGGCCGATTCCGGCAACCCCAACGAGAACATCCCGTCCACCGACGCCGGCGTGAACGGGGAGGCCGCCGAGGCCCCCGTGAGCGGCGAGGCCGCAGCCTCCGCCGCCTACGACGCCAGCGCCATCACCGTGCTCGAAGGGCTGGACGCGGTCCGCAAGCGGCCCGGCATGTACATCGGTTCCACGGGCGAGCGCGGTCTGCACCACCTGGTGTACGAGGTCGTCGACAACTCGGTCGACGAGGCGCTGGCCGGGTACGCGGACACGATCGACGTCACGATCCTCGCCGACGGCGGCGTCCGTGTCGTCGACAACGGCCGTGGTATCCCGGTGGGCATCGTGCCCTCCGAGGGCAAGCCGGCCGTCGAGGTCGTGCTGACCGTGCTGCATGCGGGCGGCAAGTTCGGCGGCGGCGGTTACGCCGTCTCCGGCGGTCTGCACGGTGTGGGTGTGTCCGTCGTGAACGCGCTGTCCACGAAGGTCGCCGTCGAGATCAGGACCGACGGCCACCGCTGGACGCAGGACTACAAGCTCGGTGTCCCGACGGCCCCGCTCGACCAGCACGAGGCGACGGACGAGACCGGCACCTCGGTCACCTTCTGGGCCGACCCCGACATCTTCGAGACCACCGAGTACTCCTTCGAGACGCTGTCGCGGCGTTTCCAGGAGATGGCGTTCCTCAACAAGGGCCTGACGCTCCGGCTCACCGACGAGCGCGAGTCGGCGAAGGCGACCAGCGGCGCGGACGAGGCGGGTGCGGACGAGAAGGCCGAGGTCAAGTCGGTCACGTACCACTACGAGGGCGGCATCGTCGACTTCGTGAAGTACCTCAACTCCCGCAAGGGGGAAGTCGTTCACCAGACGGTGATCGACCTGGAGGCCGAGGACAAGGACAAGAGCCTGTCCCTCGAGGTCGCGATGCAGTGGAACAGCGGCTACAGCGAGGGCGTGTACTCCTTCGCGAACATCATCCACACCCACGAGGGCGGTACTCACGAAGAGGGCTTCCGGGCCGCGCTGACGTCGCTGATCAACAAGTACGCGCGCGACAAGAAGCTGCTGCGCGAGAAGGACGACAACCTCACCGGTGACGACATCCGTGAGGGCCTGACCGCGATCATCTCGGTCAAGCTGAGCGAGCCGCAGTTCGAGGGCCAGACGAAGACCAAGCTGGGCAACACGGAGGCCAAGACCTTCGTGCAGAAGGCGGTCTACGAGCACCTCAACGACTGGCTGGACCGCAACCCGGTCGAGGCGGCGGACATCGTCCGCAAGGGCATCCAGGCGGCCACCGCGCGCGTGGCGGCCCGCAAGGCCCGCGACCTGACCCGCCGCAAGGGCCTGCTGGAGACGGCGTCCCTGCCGGGCAAGCTCTCCGACTGCCAGTCGAACGACCCCATCAAGTGCGAGATCTTCATCGTCGAGGGTGACTCCGCCGGCGGCTCGGCCAAGTCCGGCCGCAACCCGCAGTACCAGGCGATCCTCCCGATCCGCGGCAAGATCCTCAACGTCGAGAAGGCCCGGATCGACAAGATCCTGCAGAACCAGGAGATCCAGGCGCTGATCTCGGCCTTCGGTACGGGTGTGCACGAGGACTTCGACATCGAGAAGCTCCGCTATCACAAGATCATCCTGATGGCGGACGCCGACGTCGACGGCCAGCACATCAACACCCTGCTGCTGACGTTCCTGTTCCGCTTCATGCGGCCGCTGGTCGAGGCCGGGCACGTGTTCCTGTCCCGTCCCCCGCTGTACAAGATCAAGTGGGGTCGTGACGAGGTCGACTACGCGTACTCCGACCGCGAGCGCGACGCTCTGCTGGAGATGGGCCGCCAGCGCGGCAAGCGGGTCAGGGAGGACTCGATCCAGCGCTTCAAGGGTCTCGGCGAGATGAACGCCGAGGAGCTGCGCGTGACCACCATGGACCAGGAGCACCGCGTCCTCGGCCAGGTCACTCTCGACGACGCCGCCCAGGCCGACGACCTGTTCTCGGTCCTGATGGGCGAGGACGTCGAGGCCCGCCGCCAGTTCATCCAGCGAAACGCCAAGGACGTCCGCTTCCTCGACATCTGA